CGGACTGACCGACCCCGTGCCCGACGAGGCCATCAATGACGTGCTTCAGGTGCACGACGACGGCAAGGCGGCCTTCGAACTCTGGAAGGCCGCGATAGCGGCCGGAGGCCCCGACAACATCACCCTCGCACTGGTCCGCGTCGGCGCGTGAGCCGCCATATCCGGCGTGAGCCGGCTTACCCGGCGTGAGCCGGCATACCCGGCGTGAGCCGCCATACCCGGCGTGAGCCGCATACCCGGCGTGAGCCGGCATACCCAGCCTCGCCGGCGTTTGAGGCGCCGTATCCGCGTGAGCGGCCACATTCAGCCCCGCCGGCGTTTGAGGCGCCGCCGGAGGCGAGACCGGCCCGCGGACGGGCTCGGACTTCGGCCGTCCGCCGGACAGCCCTCCGGGGGCGCCTCAAACGCCGGCGAGGCTGGATATTCCCCGGCGCAGCCGGGTGTGGGCCCGGCGGGGCTGAGTGGGCCAGGCGGGGCTGAGTGGGTCAGGCGGCCCCGTAGAAGAGTTCGTCGACGACCGCACGCGCGCGGCGGGTGATGCGGCGGTAGTCGTCGAGCATCTCCCCCACCCGCCCCGGCGGGTACCCGAGGTAGCGCCCCACCGCCGCCAGCTCCCGCGCGTCGGAGGGGAACGTGTCCCCGGCCCGCCCCCGGACCAGCATCACCGCGTTGCGGACCCGGGTCGCCAGGACCCACGCCTCGTCCAGCGTCTGCGCTTCCTCGGTCGGGATCAGCCCCGCCGCGTGCGCCGCGGCCAGCGCCTCCCGGGTCCGGGTGGTGCGCAGGCCCGGTTCGGCCCACGCGTGCCGCATCTGGATCAGCTGGACCGTCCACTCGACGTCGCTCAGCCCGCCCCGGCCCAGTTTCGTGTGCAGCGTCGGGTCGGCCCCGCGCGGCAGCCGTTCCGATTCCATGCGCGCCTTGAGCCGCCGGATCTCGCGGACGGCGTCCTCCCCGAGCCCTTCGAAGGGGTAGCGCAGCGGGTCGATCAGGTCGATGAAGCGGGCGCCCAGTTCCGGGTCGCCCGCGACCGGCTCGGCGCGCAGCAGGGCCTGGCTCTCCCAGGTCAGGGCCCAGCGCCGGTAGTAGGCGGCGTAGGACGGCAGGGTCCGCACGAGCGGCCCGGAGCGGCCTTCGGGCCGCAGGTCGGCGTCGATGAGCAGCGGCGGGTCGGCGGTCGGCAGCTGGAGGAGTCTGCGCATTTCGGAGACGACGGTCTGGGCGGCCTTGGCGGCTTCCTGTTCGTCGACGCCTTCGCGGGGTTCGTGGACGAAGAGGACGTCGGCGTCGGAGCCGTAGCCCAGTTCGTGGCCGCCGAAGCGGCCGACGCCGATGACGGCGAACCGGGTGGGCAGGGTGTCGCCCCACTGGCCGCGGACGGCGGCGCGCAGGGCGCCCGCGATGGTGGCGGCGGTGAGGTCGGAGACGGCGTTTCCGACGCGGTCGACGAGGGCGCCGGGGTCCTCCTCGGCCGGGCTGTCCTCCGTACCGTAGGAGCCGATGATGTCGGCCGCGGTGGTGCGGAAGAGTTCGCGCCTGCGCACGCCGCGGGCGGCGGCGACCCCGGCTTCGGGGTGGTCGGCGCGGTTGACGGCGGCGAGCACCTCCTGGGCGAGGGCCTCGTGCGTACGGGGTTCCAGGCCGCCGGAGTCGCCGAGCAGGGCCACCGCTTCGGGGGCCCGCATGAGCAGGTCGGGGGCGAGGCGTCCGGCGGACAGGACGCGGGCGAGGTTCTCGGCGGCGGCGCCCTCGTCGCGCAGCAGCCGCAGGTACCAGGGGGTCTTGCCGAGGGCGTCGGAGACCTTGCGGAAGCCGAGCAGGCCGGCGTCGGGGTCGGCGGAGTCGGCGAACCAGCCCAGCAGCACGGGGAGCAGGGTGCGCTGGATGGCGGCCTTGCGGCTGACTCCGGAGGAGAGGGCCTCCAGGTGGCGCAGGGCGGCGGCCGGGTCGGCGTACCCGAGGGCTTCGAGGCGTTGTCCGGCGGCGCGCGGCGAGAGCCGGGTCTCGCCGGGGGCGAGCTGGGCGACGGCGTCGAGGAGCGGCCGGTAGAAGAGCTTCTCGTGCAGGCGGCGGACCACGGAGGCGTGCCGGCGCCAGGCCTTGTGGAGTTCGGCGACGGGTTCGGTGCGCAGGCCCATGGAGCGGCCGAGGCGGCGCAGGTCGGCCTCGTCCTCGGGGACGAGGTGGGTGCGGCGCAGCCGGTAGAGCTGGATGCGGTGTTCCATGGCGCGCAGGAACCGGTACGCGTCCCCGAGCTGGGCGGCGTCGGTGCGGCCGACGTAGCCGCCCGCGGCGAGGGCCTGGAGGGCGTCGAGGGTGGTGCCGGAGTGCAGGGTGGCGTCGCTGCGGCCGTGCACGAGCTGGAGGAGCTGGACGGCGAACTCGACGTCGCGCAGGCCGCCGGGGCCGAGTTTCAGTTCGCGTTCGACCTGGGCGGCGGGGATGTTGTCGACGACGCGGCGGCGCATCTTCTGGACGTCGGCGACGAAGTTGTCGCGTTCGGCGGCCTGCCAGACCATCGGCGTTATGGCCTCGATGTACTGCGCCCCGAGGTCGGGGTCCCCGGCGACGGCGCGGGCCTTGAGGAGGGCCTGGAACTCCCAGGTCTTGGCCCAGCGCTGGTAGTAGGCGAGGTGGGAGGCGAGGGTGCGGACGAGGGGACCGTTCCTGCCCTCGGGGCGGAGGTTGGCGTCGACGGGCCAGATGGTGCCTTCGACGGTGGTCTCGGAGCAGATCCGCATGAGGTGGGAGGCGAGGCGGGTGGCGGCCTGGACGGCCTTGCCCTCGTCGGCTCCGGGGGCGGTGTCGCCGACGAAGATGACGTCGACGTCGGACACGTAGTTCAGCTCGTGGCCGCCGCACTTGCCCATGGCGATGACGGCGAGCCGGCACTGGGCGGCGTCCTCGGGGGCGGCGGCGCTCGCGATGCGCAGGGCGGCGCGGAGGGTGGCGGTGGCGAGGTCGGCGAGTTCGGCGGCGGCCTGGGCGACGTCGGTGGTGCCGCAGACGTCGCGGGCGGCGATGGAGAGCAGGCAGCGGCGGTAGGCGACGCGCAGCGCGACGGGGTCGGCGGCGTCGGCGAGGCCCCGCTCGAACTCGGCGAGGCCGGGGTGGAGGTCGGCGGACTCGTAGGTGACCAGGGCCCGCCAGTCGTGGGGGTGGCGGGCGAGGTGGTCGGCGAGGGCCTCGGAGGCGCCGAGGACGCCGAGCAGCCGGTCGCGCAGCGGTTTGGCGCTGACGAGGGTGTCGAGGAGCAGCGGGAGGTCCCCGGGGGCCTGCGCCTCGGCGAGCCGGACGAGGCCGAGGAGGGCGAGGTCGGGGTCGGCGGTGGCGCCGAGGGCGTCGAGGAGCACGGGGTCGGTACGGACGGCGGCCAGCGCGTCGGCGTCGAGGAGCCGTGCTGCGGCCGAGGGGTCCGTGAACCCGCTGCGGACCAGCCGGATGAAGGTGCTGCTCCTGCGTCCGGGAACCGTCATCCCGCCGCCTCCCGCTCCTGCCGCGACGCAGAGTCTGCCCTGGCTCTGCCTCGGTCGACCTTAGCCGGATCGGGGCGGCGGCTCACCGATGAGTACCATGAGACGGATTGCCTGATTTGGCTTGTTTAGACCTGATGGACCGTTATGGGAGCCCCGCGCCGCGGCACCCCTCGCACGTCCGCCCGCGGAGGCCCCCCATGCACGCGCCCGACCCGCACGCCGCCGTGCCCCCGATACCGGGCCGCGACCCCGGGAGCGGCGGCGGCCGTGCCCCTCAGCGGACGCACCGGGCCCACCCGACCCACCGGACCCGGCGGAGCCGCCACGGCAGGGCCGTCGCCGCGCTGGCCGTCGCCGCCGCGGTCGTGGCGGGCGGCTTCGCCCTCGCCCGCGGCGGCGAGGCGATCGGCCGGTTCTCCGGCCCCGCCGGGGCCTCGGGGGCGAGCCCGGACGTCCTGCCCGACCCCGTGGACCCCGGCAGCGTGCTGCAGATCGTCGCCCACCCCGACGACGACCTGTACTTCATGAACCCGGACCTGCGGCATTCGATAGCGACCGGGCACCCGGTCACCACCGCCTACCTCACCTCGGGCGAGGCCGACGGCATCAACGGCGACGCGGACGGGCCGGCCGGGCCCGGGAAGGCCACCCCTCCCCCCGCCGACAAGGCCGCCTACGCCGAGGCCCGCCAGAACGGCATACGCGCCGCCTACGCCCAGATGGCCACCGGGAACCGCGACAGCGCCTGGAAGCGCACGGTCGTCACCACCGCCGCCGGTGGCCACGCCGAGCAGGACGTCCTGATCGCCGAGCCCTCCGTACAGCTGCTGTGGCTCCAGCTGCGGGAGGCGGGCAACGTGTACGCCGACCGGCCGGACAGCCTGCACGGCCTGTGGGACGGCAGGGTCGCGCACCTGGAGTCGATGCTGGCCTCCGGCAGCCCGGTGCGCCAGGGGTTCACGTACACGAAGGACCAGGTCGTCGCGACGATCGAGGGCGTCCTCGCGATGTACAAGCCGACGACCGTGCGCGCGCAGGACCCGACCCCCGGGCGCTACCCCGACGACAAGCGGTACACCGACCACCAGGACCACTTCTACGGGGCCCGCTTCGTCCAGGCCGCCCTCGCCCGGTACGCGGCGGAGGTGAAGGACCGCCCGCACTTCGCGGTGCAGAACTACCTCGGCTACATCAACGGCTCCCTGCCCCCCGTGCTGGATCCGCGGGCGGCCCGGGAGAAGCTGGACAGCCTGGACACGTACGCCTGGCTGGACCGCACGAACCACTGCGGCAGCGCGGCGGGCTGCGGTGACCTCAAGGTCGCCGCCAACCCCGCGGGCAACCACTGGACCGAGTCCATCCACTACGCCCGCGGGGACAGCACCTCCTGGCTCACCGCGGACGCGCACGCCGGCCTGTGGGCCTTCCGCGTCCTGGACGGGCAGCTGGCGCTCTGGCACCGCGACGGGCTGCTCGGCACCTGGGACGGGCCGCGGCTGCTGCCCGGCACCGGCATGGACCAGGGCGTGACGACGACGACCCTGCCGGACGGCCGGATCGCCGCCTTCGGCACCCGTACGTCCTTCGGAACCCGCACCGCCTTCGGCGACCGGCCGCAGGACTACCGGCGCGATGTCGTGTACGCCGTCCAGAAGTCCGCCGGGTCGGTGGAGTTCGGCCCGTGGCACTCGCTGGGCACCCCGGAAACCGCCGACGAGGACTGGACCTCCGACATCAGCGCCCCCGCGGTCGCGGTCGACCGTGCCGGACGGCTGGCGGTGTACGTCCGCGACGGCGCGTACACCCTGCGCGGGCGCACCCAGGGCGCGGACGGCTCCTGGGGGCCGTGGGACCGGCTCGGCGGCAAGGACCTGTACGGCAATCCCGCCACCGCGACCGACGCGGCGGGCCACCGGATGGTGTTCGCGAGCACGGCGTCCACGGTGCTCGGCTGGGCCCAGCCGGAGGCGGGCGCGGCGCTGGGTCCGGCCACGCCCACCGGCCTGCCCGCGACCACGCTGCCGCTGACGGCGGTGGCCCGGGAGGGCGGGGTGCGGCTGTGGTTCCGCAAGCCGGACTCGGGCGACGTACGCACGGCGCTGGTGACCGTACCCACGGCGGGGACGGCCGTGACCACGGCGCCGACGACGGCCGGGGCGGCTCCCGGCGGCCTGAAGGTGTCCAACGTCACAGAGCTGGGCGGGATGCGGGGCTTCGGCGCGGTGACGGCGGCAGGGCAGCTGGTGGCGGGGCGTTCGGGCACCGGTGAGCTGGGGTCGGATGTCGGAGCGGGCGGGCCGTGGCAGTGTTCGGCGCTGATGTTCGTCGGGTCACCCTCCAGCGCTCCGACCGGCCGGAACCTGACCAGTCTGGCCGTTCTGGGGCTGGACGCGCGGCTGTACCTGAGCGCGGCGGCGGACTCTGCGCGGGCGCGGCTGGCTCCCTGGCAGCCCGTCGGTCCGCGCGCCCCGCGCCCGTGACGCTGCACACCCACTAAATCGGTCAATTCACCATGAGTTGGGAGCTTGAGGGCGGACTCGCCACGTCCGCATTCTGGTCGTTTACCACCCACACCCAGGCGCGGTGCACAATCAAAAACGGTCACGGCCGGAAGCAGTGGAGTCATCGGTGAAATCGGTGAACCAAGTTCGCCGCATTGACCTCTATCTGACTACACGGCGGTTTTTCCGCACCCGAACGACCCCAAGGCGTGACCGATGCCCGTATCCCGCCGCATACGCCTGGCGACCCTGCTCACCGCGCTCACCGCCGGTGCCACCGGCGTGTTCGCGGTCGCTTACGGCGAGGGCCTCACCTCGGGCTCCGGTTCCGGCTCCGGGGCCGACTCCGGCGCGCCGGGCCAGGTCCGGCAGGCCGCGGCCCCGCCGCCGAGCACCACCGGCGGATCGGTGCTGCAGATCGTCGCCCACCCCGATGACGACCTCTTCTTCATGAACCCGGATCTGAGCCGCTCCCTGCTCTCCGGGCGCAAGGTCACCACCACCTACCTCACCTCCGGCGAGGCCGACGGCAAGAACGAGGCCGTCGGCGCACCCTTCCACGATCCGGCGCAGCCCGCCGACCGCGCCCACTACGCCGAGGCCCGGCAGAACGGCATCCGGTCCGCCTACGCCCAGATGGCCACCGGCGACCGCACCAGCGCCTGGAAGCGCACCGTGATCCCCACCGCCGGGGGCGGCTGGGCCGAGCAGGACGTCCTGGTCGCCAAGCCGCAGATCAACCTGGTCTGGATGCAGCTGACCGAGGCCCGCACCATCGCCGACGACCGCCCCGAGAGCCTGCGCGGCCTGTGGAACGGCCAGGTCGCCGCGCTGCCCTCGCTGCTGACCTCCGGCACCCCGGTGAAGCAGACCTTCACTTACACCAAAGACCAGGTCATACAGGCGATAACGGGCATCCTGGAGCAGTATCAGCCGACGACGATACGGATGCAGGATCCGACGCCCGGCCGGTACGCCAAGGACGGGAAGATAACCGACCACCAGGACCACATGTACGGCGCCCGCTTCGTCCAGGTGGCCACCGAGCGCTACGCCGACGTCACCGCGCGGCCGCACTTCTCGGTGCAGAACTACCTCGGCTACGCGAACAGCGCCCTGCCCCACTCCCTCGACCCCGAGACGGTCGAGGCGAAGGTCAACTACCTCAAGACCTACGCCTGGCTGGACGGCACCGACTACTGCGGCAGCCCCTACGGCTGCGGCGACCGCAAGGTCGCCCCGCGCCCCACCGGCCACAACTGGGCACAGAGCATCCGCTACTCGCGCGGCGACGAGACCTCCTGGCTGACCGAGGGCGTCGGCGGCCGCCTCTGGGCGTTCTCCGTCCTCGACGGGCGCATGGCGTACTGGACCCGCACCGGCCCGCAGGCCCAGTGGGCCGGGCCCGAGCTGCTGCCCGGTTCCGGCATCGACCCGGGCGCGACCGCCGCCCGGCTCCCGGACGGCCGGATCGCCGTCTTCGGCACCCGCACCACCCCGGGCACCCGCCCGGAGGACTACCGGCGCGACGTCGTGTACGCCGTCCAGGGCGCCCCCGACGGCCCGTTCGGCCCGTGGCAGCTGCTGGGCACCCCGGAGGGCTCCGACGCGGCCGGCACCTCGGACCTCGGCGGCCCCGCGGTCATCGCCGGCGCCGACGGCCGCCTCGCCGTGTACGTGCGCGACGCGCAGCACACCCTGCGCGTCCGCGAGCAGCAGACCCCCGGCGGCGTCTTCGGCCCGTGGCAGAAGCTCGGCGGCCAGGACCTGCAGGGCGACCCGGTGGCGGTGACCGACGCGGCCGGCCGCCGCCACGTGTACGCCGCCACCTCCACGTCGGTCCTGGCCTGGATCCAGCAGACCCCCGGCGGACCCCTTCAGGGGCCCGCCGCGACCGACCTCCCGGCCACCACGGGCCCGGTGTCGGCCGTCCCCGAGGGGGACGGCGTACGCCTGTACTTCCGGCGCCC
This is a stretch of genomic DNA from Streptomyces sp. NBC_00536. It encodes these proteins:
- a CDS encoding bifunctional [glutamine synthetase] adenylyltransferase/[glutamine synthetase]-adenylyl-L-tyrosine phosphorylase — encoded protein: MTVPGRRSSTFIRLVRSGFTDPSAAARLLDADALAAVRTDPVLLDALGATADPDLALLGLVRLAEAQAPGDLPLLLDTLVSAKPLRDRLLGVLGASEALADHLARHPHDWRALVTYESADLHPGLAEFERGLADAADPVALRVAYRRCLLSIAARDVCGTTDVAQAAAELADLATATLRAALRIASAAAPEDAAQCRLAVIAMGKCGGHELNYVSDVDVIFVGDTAPGADEGKAVQAATRLASHLMRICSETTVEGTIWPVDANLRPEGRNGPLVRTLASHLAYYQRWAKTWEFQALLKARAVAGDPDLGAQYIEAITPMVWQAAERDNFVADVQKMRRRVVDNIPAAQVERELKLGPGGLRDVEFAVQLLQLVHGRSDATLHSGTTLDALQALAAGGYVGRTDAAQLGDAYRFLRAMEHRIQLYRLRRTHLVPEDEADLRRLGRSMGLRTEPVAELHKAWRRHASVVRRLHEKLFYRPLLDAVAQLAPGETRLSPRAAGQRLEALGYADPAAALRHLEALSSGVSRKAAIQRTLLPVLLGWFADSADPDAGLLGFRKVSDALGKTPWYLRLLRDEGAAAENLARVLSAGRLAPDLLMRAPEAVALLGDSGGLEPRTHEALAQEVLAAVNRADHPEAGVAAARGVRRRELFRTTAADIIGSYGTEDSPAEEDPGALVDRVGNAVSDLTAATIAGALRAAVRGQWGDTLPTRFAVIGVGRFGGHELGYGSDADVLFVHEPREGVDEQEAAKAAQTVVSEMRRLLQLPTADPPLLIDADLRPEGRSGPLVRTLPSYAAYYRRWALTWESQALLRAEPVAGDPELGARFIDLIDPLRYPFEGLGEDAVREIRRLKARMESERLPRGADPTLHTKLGRGGLSDVEWTVQLIQMRHAWAEPGLRTTRTREALAAAHAAGLIPTEEAQTLDEAWVLATRVRNAVMLVRGRAGDTFPSDARELAAVGRYLGYPPGRVGEMLDDYRRITRRARAVVDELFYGAA
- a CDS encoding PIG-L family deacetylase — translated: MHAPDPHAAVPPIPGRDPGSGGGRAPQRTHRAHPTHRTRRSRHGRAVAALAVAAAVVAGGFALARGGEAIGRFSGPAGASGASPDVLPDPVDPGSVLQIVAHPDDDLYFMNPDLRHSIATGHPVTTAYLTSGEADGINGDADGPAGPGKATPPPADKAAYAEARQNGIRAAYAQMATGNRDSAWKRTVVTTAAGGHAEQDVLIAEPSVQLLWLQLREAGNVYADRPDSLHGLWDGRVAHLESMLASGSPVRQGFTYTKDQVVATIEGVLAMYKPTTVRAQDPTPGRYPDDKRYTDHQDHFYGARFVQAALARYAAEVKDRPHFAVQNYLGYINGSLPPVLDPRAAREKLDSLDTYAWLDRTNHCGSAAGCGDLKVAANPAGNHWTESIHYARGDSTSWLTADAHAGLWAFRVLDGQLALWHRDGLLGTWDGPRLLPGTGMDQGVTTTTLPDGRIAAFGTRTSFGTRTAFGDRPQDYRRDVVYAVQKSAGSVEFGPWHSLGTPETADEDWTSDISAPAVAVDRAGRLAVYVRDGAYTLRGRTQGADGSWGPWDRLGGKDLYGNPATATDAAGHRMVFASTASTVLGWAQPEAGAALGPATPTGLPATTLPLTAVAREGGVRLWFRKPDSGDVRTALVTVPTAGTAVTTAPTTAGAAPGGLKVSNVTELGGMRGFGAVTAAGQLVAGRSGTGELGSDVGAGGPWQCSALMFVGSPSSAPTGRNLTSLAVLGLDARLYLSAAADSARARLAPWQPVGPRAPRP
- a CDS encoding PIG-L family deacetylase, which encodes MPVSRRIRLATLLTALTAGATGVFAVAYGEGLTSGSGSGSGADSGAPGQVRQAAAPPPSTTGGSVLQIVAHPDDDLFFMNPDLSRSLLSGRKVTTTYLTSGEADGKNEAVGAPFHDPAQPADRAHYAEARQNGIRSAYAQMATGDRTSAWKRTVIPTAGGGWAEQDVLVAKPQINLVWMQLTEARTIADDRPESLRGLWNGQVAALPSLLTSGTPVKQTFTYTKDQVIQAITGILEQYQPTTIRMQDPTPGRYAKDGKITDHQDHMYGARFVQVATERYADVTARPHFSVQNYLGYANSALPHSLDPETVEAKVNYLKTYAWLDGTDYCGSPYGCGDRKVAPRPTGHNWAQSIRYSRGDETSWLTEGVGGRLWAFSVLDGRMAYWTRTGPQAQWAGPELLPGSGIDPGATAARLPDGRIAVFGTRTTPGTRPEDYRRDVVYAVQGAPDGPFGPWQLLGTPEGSDAAGTSDLGGPAVIAGADGRLAVYVRDAQHTLRVREQQTPGGVFGPWQKLGGQDLQGDPVAVTDAAGRRHVYAATSTSVLAWIQQTPGGPLQGPAATDLPATTGPVSAVPEGDGVRLYFRRPDSGTVRSVLITAGGPKPVVSHVAEAGGRAGYGAVSVAGRLLTGRADTGTISTTGLGGAPAWTESQMLYAGAPASILDAAGATTTAVLGLDAELHVTTTLPDIADLNRVSRTIWRPAVNRP